Proteins co-encoded in one Leptospiraceae bacterium genomic window:
- a CDS encoding M23 family metallopeptidase, which produces MKTLSIFKAKVIEVIDGDTFRGSVKHNGVDFLCDPGQIILAPVDGVIIRIAYPYAKHQYTGVLIENDSLSLKMFYFAPDKKIIGKKVSRGQRIGIAQDISKLYNTGKKNMLPHIHLQIESIDPMILIL; this is translated from the coding sequence ATGAAAACATTATCAATCTTTAAAGCAAAAGTCATCGAAGTAATTGATGGCGATACATTCCGAGGCTCAGTAAAGCATAACGGAGTAGATTTTCTTTGCGACCCCGGACAAATCATATTAGCCCCTGTGGATGGTGTTATTATTCGAATTGCCTATCCTTATGCTAAACATCAATATACAGGAGTGCTGATAGAAAATGACTCTCTAAGTCTCAAGATGTTCTACTTCGCTCCGGACAAAAAAATCATCGGAAAAAAAGTCTCTCGTGGACAGCGTATTGGTATTGCGCAAGATATTTCGAAACTGTACAACACAGGTAAAAAAAATATGCTACCACATATTCACCTACAAATAGAAAGCATCGATCCTATGATATTAATTCTATAA